Proteins from a genomic interval of Mycobacterium conspicuum:
- a CDS encoding GNAT family N-acetyltransferase has translation MTTEIRVLDSEDDLLAAANVFRTAMVGFPPLSNLQPGQIFTLLEPGRTIGAFVDEQLVGTADAVTGGLTLPGGATVGHAAVTHIGVLPSFTRRGIATELVRHQLHDIAARGEVLASLRASEATIYGRYGYGVASSTHTVEVQTARAALRPGVGAGGPVRLLDVAQAWDVLPRICSENRPSRAGTVDRAAVWWQGLRLRTEAFPGASYVAVHGEPGAETGFARYRPVDTERWFVSDQRTIVVEDFFAPTTDAYLGLMRFLLGLDLVDRVTFWMLPVDDPLPQLLLDRRAARVTAVHDETWLRVVDAHQALAARRYQGDGAVVIAVNDPLLQNNSASFGITADGATKTDQTPELHVDIEGLGAVLLGGTTWRGLALAGLARADDPSTLVTADRLFAVPEAPYAGFYF, from the coding sequence ATGACCACCGAGATCCGGGTGCTTGACAGCGAGGACGACCTGCTCGCTGCGGCCAACGTGTTTCGCACCGCCATGGTCGGGTTCCCGCCGCTCTCAAATCTGCAGCCCGGCCAGATCTTCACGCTGCTCGAACCCGGGCGCACCATCGGTGCGTTCGTCGACGAGCAGCTCGTCGGCACCGCCGACGCCGTCACCGGCGGACTGACCCTGCCCGGCGGGGCGACCGTCGGCCACGCCGCCGTGACACACATCGGGGTGCTGCCGTCGTTCACCCGCCGCGGGATCGCCACCGAGCTGGTCCGGCATCAGCTGCACGACATCGCCGCGCGCGGTGAGGTGCTCGCATCGTTGCGGGCGTCGGAGGCCACGATCTATGGGCGCTACGGCTATGGCGTCGCCAGCTCGACGCACACCGTGGAAGTGCAGACCGCGCGCGCCGCGCTGCGCCCGGGTGTGGGCGCCGGTGGCCCGGTGCGGCTGCTGGACGTGGCGCAGGCCTGGGATGTCTTGCCGCGCATCTGCTCCGAGAATCGTCCGTCCCGCGCGGGCACCGTCGATCGCGCCGCGGTGTGGTGGCAGGGCCTGCGGCTACGCACCGAAGCCTTCCCGGGCGCGTCCTACGTCGCGGTGCACGGCGAGCCCGGTGCCGAAACGGGATTCGCCCGCTACCGCCCCGTCGACACCGAGAGGTGGTTCGTCAGCGATCAGCGCACCATTGTGGTCGAGGATTTCTTCGCCCCCACCACGGACGCCTACCTCGGGCTGATGCGCTTCCTGCTCGGACTGGATCTTGTTGATCGCGTGACGTTTTGGATGCTGCCCGTCGATGACCCGCTGCCCCAGTTGCTCCTCGATCGACGCGCCGCGCGAGTCACCGCTGTGCACGACGAGACGTGGCTGCGCGTCGTCGACGCACACCAGGCGCTGGCGGCACGACGCTACCAGGGCGACGGCGCCGTCGTCATCGCCGTCAATGACCCACTGCTGCAGAATAATTCGGCCAGCTTCGGCATCACCGCGGACGGTGCTACCAAGACCGACCAAACCCCGGAACTGCACGTCGACATCGAGGGTCTCGGTGCCGTCCTGCTCGGCGGCACCACCTGGCGCGGCCTCGCGCTGGCCGGGCTGGCCCGTGCCGACGACCCGTCGACGCTGGTTACCGCCGACCGGCTGTTTGCGGTGCCCGAAGCACCCTATGCCGGGTTCTACTTCTAG
- a CDS encoding zinc-binding dehydrogenase encodes MKAFAIARDDAPAIEMVEVETPTPKVNEAVIAVSAYSLNRGETFLLEREPAGWRPGKDISGTVVTACADSSGPAVGARVVAHVDAGGWAELVAVRSDRLVELPDDVSHTDAATLPLAGLTALRLLRVAGPLYGRTVLLTGASGGVGHFFVELAAAQGARVTAVTSSQERGQRLLELGAHAIVTDVRLARGPFEVVLDSVGGDTTQAAWRTLTPEGTFVWFGQASRTPSSLDFFDWSGGLNATLRKFHYLEPVDRVKEDLSTLVDLVAAGRLTPEIGFRGHWTQTEDAIEQLLARRLRGHAVLALTNPERN; translated from the coding sequence ATGAAGGCATTCGCTATTGCTCGCGACGATGCTCCGGCGATCGAGATGGTCGAGGTCGAGACACCAACCCCGAAAGTCAACGAGGCGGTTATCGCGGTGAGCGCGTACTCGCTCAACCGAGGCGAGACGTTCCTGCTCGAGCGCGAACCCGCTGGCTGGCGTCCCGGCAAGGACATTTCGGGGACGGTGGTCACCGCGTGCGCCGACAGCAGCGGGCCGGCCGTCGGAGCGCGGGTCGTCGCCCACGTCGACGCGGGCGGCTGGGCCGAGCTGGTGGCGGTGCGCTCGGATCGGCTGGTCGAGCTCCCCGATGACGTATCCCATACCGATGCGGCGACGCTTCCGCTCGCCGGGCTGACCGCGCTCCGGCTGCTGCGGGTAGCCGGACCGCTCTACGGCCGCACCGTGCTACTGACCGGCGCGTCCGGGGGCGTCGGCCATTTCTTCGTCGAGCTGGCCGCCGCCCAGGGAGCGCGGGTGACCGCCGTGACGTCCAGTCAGGAACGCGGCCAGCGCCTCCTCGAGCTAGGCGCGCACGCGATCGTCACCGACGTGCGGCTCGCGCGCGGTCCGTTCGAGGTCGTGCTCGACTCGGTCGGCGGGGACACGACGCAGGCCGCCTGGCGCACGCTCACCCCGGAGGGAACCTTCGTCTGGTTCGGACAGGCGAGCAGGACCCCGTCGAGCCTGGACTTCTTCGACTGGTCGGGCGGACTGAACGCGACGCTGCGCAAGTTCCACTACCTCGAGCCCGTCGACCGGGTCAAGGAGGACCTGTCCACGCTGGTCGATCTCGTGGCAGCGGGTCGGCTGACACCCGAGATCGGCTTTCGCGGCCACTGGACACAAACCGAGGACGCGATCGAGCAGCTGCTCGCCCGCCGCCTGCGCGGCCATGCCGTGCTCGCACTCACCAACCCGGAAAGGAACTGA
- a CDS encoding TetR/AcrR family transcriptional regulator codes for MPPEPTRGRDRLLAEALQLFAAKGYAATSVADIQRASGLAPGSGALYKHFGSKRELLEAAVAHRTDSIVAAREQFDAGTPGSVEQAVRTAGELIWSNLTQSEELLKVMLREPDELGDLDEKTWQVITDNAYQRFAEELAASNRSGRTCIPDPEAAAAVAIGSLSYAATLRALTGRTPGNIDDDRYFEAWVKQTLSVLAQYTVTRESAKH; via the coding sequence ATGCCTCCAGAACCCACCCGCGGGCGTGATCGCCTGCTGGCCGAGGCGTTGCAGCTGTTCGCCGCCAAGGGGTACGCGGCCACGTCGGTGGCCGACATCCAGCGGGCATCCGGCCTCGCTCCGGGGTCGGGCGCGCTCTACAAGCACTTCGGCTCCAAACGCGAACTGCTGGAGGCCGCGGTTGCACACCGCACCGACAGCATCGTGGCCGCGCGCGAGCAATTCGACGCCGGTACGCCGGGCAGCGTCGAGCAGGCCGTGCGCACCGCGGGCGAGCTGATCTGGAGCAACCTGACCCAGAGCGAGGAACTGCTCAAGGTCATGCTGCGCGAGCCCGACGAACTCGGCGATCTCGACGAGAAGACCTGGCAGGTCATCACCGACAACGCCTACCAGCGGTTCGCCGAAGAACTGGCCGCGTCCAACCGCTCGGGCCGAACCTGCATCCCCGATCCGGAGGCGGCCGCGGCCGTGGCGATCGGGTCGTTGTCGTATGCCGCGACGCTGCGAGCGCTCACCGGCCGCACGCCCGGCAACATCGACGACGACCGCTACTTCGAGGCTTGGGTCAAGCAAACGCTCAGCGTCCTCGCGCAGTACACCGTCACCAGGGAATCTGCGAAACACTAA
- a CDS encoding NADP-dependent isocitrate dehydrogenase, whose product MSAEQPTIIYTLTDEAPMLATYAFLPIVRAFAEPAGIKIEASDISVAARILAEFPDELTEDQRVPDNLAELGKLTQEPDTNIIKLPNISASVPQLVAAIKELQGKGFKVPDFPQNPKSDEEKELRKRYANVLGSAVNPVLREGNSDRRAPKAVKEYARKHPHTMTEWSMASRTHVATMKHGDFYHGEKSMTLDRARDVKMELVTKGGETIVLKPKVSLRDGDIIDSMFMSKKALCAFYEEQIEDAYETGVMFSLHVKATMMKVSHPIVFGHAVKIFYKDAFAKHQELFDELGVNVNNGLVDLYDKIESLPASQHDEIIRDLHACHEHRPELAMVDSAKGISNFHSPSDVIVDASMPAMIRAGGKMYGADGRPKDTKAVNPESTFSRIYQEMINFCKTHGQFDPTTMGTVPNVGLMAQQAEEYGSHDKTFEIPEDGVANIVDLDTGEVLLSQDVEAGDIWRMPIVTDAAIRDWVKLAVNRGRQSGMTVLFWLDTERPHEAELRKKVKAYLEDHDTEGMQIQIMPQVWAMRYTLERVVRGQDTIAATGNILRDYLTDLFPILELGTSAKMLSIVPLMAGGGMYETGAGGSAPKHVHQLVEENHLRWDSLGEFLALGACFEDLGVKTDNERAKILGQTLDAAIGKLLDNNKSPSRKTGELDNRGSQFYLAMYWAQELAAQTDDKELAEHFAKLAESLAENEDTIVAELNKAQGEPVDIGGYYYPDPDKTAAVMRPSQTFNAALEAAQG is encoded by the coding sequence ATGAGCGCCGAGCAGCCGACCATCATCTACACGCTGACCGACGAAGCACCGATGCTGGCGACCTACGCCTTCCTGCCGATCGTGCGCGCCTTCGCCGAACCCGCGGGAATCAAGATCGAGGCCAGCGACATCTCGGTCGCGGCGCGCATCCTGGCCGAATTTCCCGACGAACTCACCGAAGACCAGCGGGTGCCGGACAACCTGGCCGAACTGGGCAAGCTGACGCAGGAACCGGACACCAACATCATCAAACTGCCCAACATCAGCGCCTCGGTGCCGCAGCTGGTCGCCGCGATCAAGGAACTGCAGGGCAAGGGCTTCAAGGTTCCGGACTTCCCGCAGAACCCGAAGTCCGACGAGGAAAAGGAGCTGCGCAAGCGCTACGCCAACGTGCTGGGTAGCGCGGTGAATCCGGTTCTGCGCGAAGGCAACTCGGACCGTCGCGCCCCCAAGGCCGTCAAGGAGTACGCGCGCAAGCACCCGCACACCATGACCGAGTGGTCGATGGCCTCGCGCACCCACGTCGCAACCATGAAGCACGGCGACTTCTACCACGGCGAGAAGTCGATGACGCTGGACCGCGCGCGGGACGTCAAGATGGAGCTGGTCACCAAGGGCGGCGAGACGATCGTGCTCAAGCCCAAGGTGTCGCTGCGCGACGGCGACATCATCGACAGCATGTTCATGAGCAAGAAGGCGCTGTGCGCCTTCTATGAAGAGCAGATCGAAGACGCCTACGAGACCGGCGTGATGTTCTCGTTGCACGTCAAGGCGACAATGATGAAGGTCAGCCACCCCATCGTCTTCGGCCACGCGGTCAAGATCTTCTACAAGGACGCGTTCGCCAAGCACCAGGAGCTGTTCGACGAGCTCGGCGTCAACGTCAACAACGGGCTGGTCGACCTCTACGACAAGATCGAGTCGCTGCCCGCGTCGCAGCACGACGAGATCATTCGCGACCTGCACGCCTGCCACGAGCACCGGCCCGAGCTGGCCATGGTGGATTCGGCCAAGGGCATCTCGAACTTCCACTCCCCCAGCGACGTCATCGTCGACGCCTCGATGCCCGCGATGATCCGCGCGGGCGGCAAGATGTACGGCGCCGACGGGCGGCCAAAAGACACCAAGGCGGTCAACCCCGAGTCCACGTTCTCCCGGATCTACCAGGAGATGATCAACTTCTGCAAAACCCACGGGCAGTTCGACCCGACGACGATGGGCACCGTGCCCAACGTCGGCCTGATGGCGCAGCAGGCCGAGGAGTACGGCAGCCACGACAAGACCTTCGAGATCCCCGAGGACGGCGTCGCCAACATCGTCGACCTCGACACCGGCGAGGTGCTGCTGAGCCAGGACGTCGAGGCCGGCGACATCTGGCGCATGCCCATCGTCACCGACGCCGCGATCCGCGACTGGGTGAAGCTGGCCGTCAACCGCGGGCGCCAGTCCGGCATGACCGTGCTGTTCTGGCTGGACACCGAGCGGCCGCACGAGGCCGAGCTGCGCAAGAAGGTCAAGGCCTACCTCGAGGACCACGACACCGAGGGGATGCAGATCCAGATCATGCCGCAGGTGTGGGCCATGCGATACACCCTGGAGCGCGTTGTCCGCGGACAGGACACCATCGCCGCCACCGGAAACATCCTGCGCGACTACCTCACCGACCTGTTCCCGATCCTGGAGCTGGGCACCAGCGCCAAGATGCTGTCGATCGTGCCGCTGATGGCCGGCGGCGGCATGTATGAGACCGGTGCGGGCGGTTCGGCGCCCAAACACGTCCACCAGTTGGTCGAGGAGAACCACCTGCGGTGGGATTCGCTGGGCGAATTCCTCGCGCTGGGCGCCTGCTTCGAGGACCTGGGCGTCAAGACCGACAACGAGCGGGCCAAGATCCTCGGCCAAACGCTCGACGCCGCGATCGGCAAGCTGTTGGACAACAACAAAAGCCCGTCGCGCAAGACCGGCGAGCTCGACAACCGCGGCAGCCAGTTCTATCTCGCCATGTACTGGGCGCAGGAACTCGCCGCGCAGACCGACGACAAGGAACTCGCCGAACACTTCGCCAAACTCGCGGAATCGCTGGCCGAGAACGAGGACACCATCGTCGCCGAGCTCAACAAGGCGCAGGGTGAGCCGGTGGACATCGGGGGCTACTACTACCCGGATCCGGACAAGACCGCGGCGGTGATGCGGCCCAGCCAAACCTTCAATGCCGCGCTGGAGGCCGCGCAGGGCTGA
- a CDS encoding SDR family NAD(P)-dependent oxidoreductase, with protein sequence MTKWTVTDIPDQTGRTAVVTGANTGLGFETAAALAARGAHVVMAVRNVEKGKQAAARITEATAGANVELQELDLTSLASVRAAAEQLRSNHDRIDLLINNAGVMYTPKSTTKDGFELQFGTNHLGHFALTGLLLDRLLPVSGSRVVTVSSIGHRIRAAIHFDDLQWERGYNRVAAYGQSKLANLLFTYELQRRLASRGTTIAAAAHPGGSNTELMRNMPRPLVATYDRLLARFFQDAAMGALPTLRAATDPAVRGGQYFGPDGFAQTRGYPKVVSSSAQSHDVELQRRLWAVSEELTGIAYPV encoded by the coding sequence ATGACCAAATGGACCGTCACCGACATTCCCGACCAGACCGGCCGCACCGCCGTCGTCACCGGCGCCAACACCGGGCTTGGCTTCGAAACCGCCGCCGCGCTCGCTGCCCGCGGGGCGCACGTCGTTATGGCCGTGCGCAATGTCGAGAAGGGCAAGCAGGCCGCGGCACGCATCACCGAGGCGACCGCGGGCGCCAACGTCGAGCTGCAGGAACTCGATCTGACCTCGCTGGCGTCCGTGCGGGCGGCCGCCGAACAGCTGCGGTCCAATCACGACCGCATCGACCTGCTGATCAACAACGCCGGCGTGATGTATACACCGAAGTCGACCACCAAGGATGGCTTCGAATTACAGTTCGGCACAAACCATTTGGGCCACTTCGCGTTGACCGGCCTGCTGCTCGATCGGCTGCTGCCGGTTTCCGGATCGCGGGTGGTCACCGTCAGCAGCATCGGCCACCGTATCCGCGCCGCAATACATTTCGACGACCTGCAGTGGGAACGCGGCTATAACCGGGTCGCCGCGTACGGGCAATCCAAGCTCGCCAACCTGTTGTTCACCTACGAGCTGCAGCGCCGGCTGGCCTCCCGCGGGACCACGATCGCCGCGGCGGCTCATCCGGGCGGCTCCAACACGGAGCTGATGCGCAACATGCCGCGGCCGCTGGTCGCGACCTACGACCGCCTGCTTGCGCGGTTCTTCCAGGACGCGGCGATGGGCGCACTGCCCACGCTGCGCGCCGCCACCGACCCCGCCGTGCGGGGCGGCCAGTATTTCGGGCCCGACGGCTTCGCCCAGACACGTGGTTACCCGAAGGTGGTGAGCTCCAGCGCGCAGTCCCACGACGTTGAACTGCAGCGGCGGCTGTGGGCGGTCTCCGAAGAACTCACGGGGATCGCGTACCCGGTCTAG
- a CDS encoding acyl-CoA dehydrogenase family protein → MTFSLQLSDDVIEVRDWVHQFAAEVIRPAAAEWDEREETPWPVIQEAAKVGLYSPDFFAQQAAEPSGLGMLTAFEEMFWGDAGIALSILGTGLAAAALAGNGTPEQIGRFLPDMFGTPGDPKLGAFCSSEPDAGSDVGAIRTRASYDEAAREWVLNGTKTWATNGGIANVHIVVASVYPELGARGQASFVIPPGTEGLSQGQKFKKHGIRASHTAEVVLDNVRLPEDMILGGREKFEARIARVKSGASAGGQAAMKTFERTRPTVGAMAVGVARAAYEYALEYASQREQFGRKIGEFQAVAFKLADMKSRIDAARLLVWRAGWMARNNLSFDAAEGSMAKLVASETAVYVTDEAIQILGGNGYTRDYPVERMHRDAKIFTIFEGTSEIQRLVISRALTGLPIR, encoded by the coding sequence GTGACATTCTCACTACAACTCAGCGACGACGTGATCGAGGTCCGCGATTGGGTGCACCAGTTCGCGGCCGAGGTCATCCGGCCCGCCGCCGCAGAATGGGACGAGCGCGAGGAGACTCCGTGGCCGGTGATCCAGGAGGCCGCCAAGGTGGGCCTCTACTCCCCCGACTTCTTCGCGCAGCAGGCGGCCGAGCCGAGCGGGCTGGGCATGCTCACCGCGTTCGAGGAGATGTTCTGGGGTGACGCCGGCATCGCGCTGTCCATCCTGGGCACCGGGCTGGCCGCGGCGGCGTTGGCGGGCAACGGAACTCCCGAACAGATCGGCCGATTCCTGCCCGACATGTTCGGCACACCCGGCGACCCCAAGCTCGGGGCGTTCTGTTCCTCGGAGCCCGACGCAGGCTCCGACGTCGGCGCCATCCGCACTCGCGCCAGCTACGACGAGGCGGCCCGCGAGTGGGTGCTCAACGGCACCAAGACCTGGGCGACCAACGGCGGCATCGCCAACGTGCACATCGTGGTGGCCTCGGTGTATCCCGAACTCGGCGCCCGCGGTCAGGCCTCGTTCGTCATCCCGCCGGGCACCGAAGGCCTTTCTCAGGGACAGAAATTCAAGAAGCACGGGATACGCGCCTCGCACACCGCCGAGGTGGTGCTGGACAACGTCCGCCTGCCCGAGGACATGATCCTCGGCGGCCGGGAGAAGTTCGAGGCCCGCATCGCCCGGGTCAAATCCGGCGCCTCCGCCGGCGGCCAGGCGGCGATGAAGACCTTCGAGCGCACCCGGCCGACCGTCGGCGCGATGGCCGTCGGCGTGGCGCGCGCCGCCTACGAGTACGCCCTCGAATACGCCTCCCAGCGTGAGCAATTCGGCCGCAAGATCGGTGAATTCCAGGCCGTGGCGTTCAAGCTGGCCGACATGAAGAGCCGCATCGACGCGGCCCGGCTGTTGGTGTGGCGCGCCGGTTGGATGGCGCGCAACAACTTGAGCTTCGACGCGGCCGAGGGCTCGATGGCCAAGCTGGTGGCCAGCGAGACCGCGGTCTATGTCACCGACGAGGCCATCCAGATCCTGGGCGGCAACGGCTACACCCGCGACTATCCCGTGGAGCGGATGCACCGCGACGCCAAGATCTTCACCATCTTCGAGGGCACCAGCGAGATCCAGCGCCTGGTGATTTCGCGCGCGCTGACGGGCCTGCCCATCCGCTGA
- a CDS encoding TetR/AcrR family transcriptional regulator: MAQPDRPVRADAARNRARVLEVAYDTFAAEGLSVPIDEIARRAGVGAGTVYRHFPTKEALFQAVIADHLRRIIADGRALLESEQPGQALFAFLRSMVLQWGAADRGLVEALAGLGIDVNSAVPEAEEDFLALLDELLTAAQEAGTARSDVTVPEVKTLLVGCQAMQSYNGELADRVTEVALDGLRSNRG; encoded by the coding sequence GTGGCCCAACCCGATCGGCCGGTGCGCGCCGACGCGGCCCGCAATCGGGCGCGCGTGCTGGAGGTCGCCTACGACACCTTCGCCGCCGAGGGATTGTCGGTGCCGATCGACGAGATCGCCCGGCGCGCGGGCGTGGGTGCGGGCACGGTGTACCGCCATTTCCCGACCAAAGAGGCGCTATTCCAGGCGGTCATCGCCGATCATCTGCGACGCATCATCGCCGACGGGCGTGCCCTGCTGGAATCCGAGCAGCCGGGTCAGGCGCTGTTCGCGTTCCTGCGGTCGATGGTGCTGCAGTGGGGGGCCGCCGACCGCGGGCTGGTCGAGGCCCTCGCCGGCCTCGGTATCGACGTCAACAGCGCGGTGCCCGAGGCCGAGGAGGACTTCTTGGCCCTGCTGGACGAGCTGTTGACCGCCGCGCAGGAGGCGGGCACCGCGCGGTCCGACGTGACGGTCCCCGAAGTGAAGACCCTATTGGTCGGGTGCCAGGCCATGCAGAGCTACAACGGCGAACTGGCCGACCGGGTGACCGAGGTCGCCCTCGACGGCCTGCGAAGCAACCGGGGGTGA
- a CDS encoding winged helix-turn-helix transcriptional regulator, whose amino-acid sequence MKTIGTTAVRWDALKAQCPTRQVIARIADKWAMLVITVLEGEQPLRFSELRRRIEGVSQKMLTQTLRALERDGLVTRTVYPTVPVTVEYRLTPLGQSLTEAVDAIRGWAYAHMSEIELARDAFDKLTAAQPVTT is encoded by the coding sequence ATGAAAACCATAGGGACCACCGCCGTCCGCTGGGACGCGCTGAAGGCGCAGTGCCCGACTCGCCAGGTAATCGCCCGCATCGCCGACAAGTGGGCGATGCTCGTCATCACCGTGCTGGAAGGCGAGCAGCCCCTGCGGTTTTCCGAGCTGCGCCGTCGGATCGAGGGCGTGAGTCAGAAGATGCTCACGCAGACGCTGCGGGCACTCGAGCGCGACGGCCTCGTGACCAGGACGGTCTACCCGACCGTGCCCGTGACGGTGGAGTACCGGTTGACGCCGTTGGGGCAGAGCCTGACCGAGGCGGTCGACGCGATCCGCGGCTGGGCATACGCGCACATGTCCGAGATCGAACTCGCGCGCGACGCCTTCGACAAACTCACCGCCGCACAGCCCGTGACGACGTAA